In Turicibacter sanguinis, a genomic segment contains:
- a CDS encoding response regulator transcription factor has translation MISNKILIVDDEIEIIELLETVLKHEGFSHIFHATTGTEALSLLKALNPDLVLLDVMLPDLSGHQLIKEIHQHRQIPVLFISAKTEEFDRLLGFALGADDYITKPFSAKEVAFRVKARLKTTTKTIQFGNITITDGIVSKNNEPLDLTAKEYKLLMYLVRHANKIVSKEQICHEVWGEDYFEFDNTISVHIRRLRKKIEVDPSKPKHITTIIGLGYKFVYKEDY, from the coding sequence ATGATTTCTAATAAAATTTTAATTGTAGATGATGAAATTGAAATTATTGAACTACTAGAAACCGTCTTAAAACATGAAGGATTTTCCCACATCTTTCATGCCACAACTGGAACTGAAGCCTTATCACTGCTTAAAGCCTTAAATCCAGACCTCGTCCTACTTGACGTCATGCTCCCCGATCTAAGTGGGCACCAACTCATCAAAGAAATCCATCAACATCGTCAAATTCCCGTTCTCTTCATCTCAGCTAAAACAGAAGAATTCGATAGACTACTCGGTTTTGCACTCGGAGCTGATGACTATATTACCAAACCCTTTAGTGCCAAAGAAGTCGCCTTCCGTGTCAAAGCTCGTCTCAAAACGACAACCAAAACCATCCAATTTGGCAACATTACCATTACAGACGGCATCGTTTCAAAAAATAATGAACCTCTTGACTTAACAGCAAAGGAATACAAACTCCTCATGTACCTTGTCCGTCATGCGAATAAAATCGTCAGCAAAGAACAAATTTGTCATGAAGTCTGGGGAGAGGACTACTTTGAATTTGATAATACCATCTCGGTACATATCCGAAGACTTCGAAAAAAAATCGAAGTCGATCCTTCTAAACCCAAACACATCACAACCATCATCGGACTTGGTTATAAATTTGTCTACAAAGAGGATTACTAA